In the genome of Chrysoperla carnea chromosome 5, inChrCarn1.1, whole genome shotgun sequence, the window ATTacgaaaaatgtaattaatttatatagcatttaatttttaaggctaattaaaaatattaatttaaaatgttgtttctggcaaaaaaaaaaatttaattctcacTTTTAAcgctgtttttttgttttcgattttttttttttaccaatcaTATGTTGACTGTGGCCCGGAATTAATTGGTTGtggtgttataaattttgtcGTTGCACTAAACGCTGCCATTGTGCATTGCTGTTGTATCAAATCTGGCTGATTATtggtctaaaaaaaataattggaaatatTTCGGTTTAATAACTTTCcaaaatatacgaaaaaaaattacactgaAATTTGTTAACAATCATTATACTAATATACAACatgcttttttaagttgctatatgcttgaaactcgataaataaatttaattgagaaaagttcttcaaacgaaaaatgttagattaTCAAACGCACACATCTTGTACCGGCATAgaagcatttttatcaataCTGCATTTTGGCCAACTtaaaaaacatcctgtatacagAGTCTCACGAAATCTACAAAAACATCACCAACACCAAGAGGAAATGACAATTGTTTCAGTGACTATAAAAACATGACGTCGAGAGAAAAACTTTTGGAAATATAGGTATATCGTAAGTTGAAGCAAAATTTCTCCCGTGAGCTTAAATCTTTAGAGCAAGGACTTGCTTCAGTTTTAGATATACAGTCAACCAGTTGTATATTCAGACAGTATAGAAACAAATTTCTAGTTTACAACATCGAAAATCACAAACACATATCACGAACATCGAAAGAAAAACTCCACGTTTTTGTTTATGGAGATAAAATGTACTCACTTCTTACCTGGAAGCCCCCTCTGCTTTGATAAGCAGGTTCAGGAGCTCTATATTGTCCACCACCCCCACCACCAGCACTACCGGCCCCATTAAAGAATGGATTTGTTGGAGGTGCAGCCATTCCACCTCCAGCACCAGGAATTCCTAAATTACCATCAGCACTAGTTTGATACGTGGCACCATATCCATCCTGACTAGCTAAGTCATGAAGCCGAGTGCTGGACAAAGCTCTTGGTATTGGATTACTTGGAACGCCGTGCGGAGCTAAATGTGCTGTTTCTTCAGCCACTTGATGTGGATCTTCAGTGGTTGGAATCTCTGATACAAAACCTTGTTCTTTCCGgtagaaattaatgaaaatgaaggCAGCTAACACCATTAAACAACAGACACCGTAACCACGGAACGTGGCGGTTGATCCAAAATAGTTAACAAACATACCACCAAAAACAGCGCCACAACCACGACCCAAACCATGATGGATACCctgtaaaaagatttttgcgaTTAATACAAGTTCATTAAAGCAAATTTcggatatttttatgaatgggatatttttttatttacctgtaAAACACCTTGAGCCGATGACCGTAATTGTGGAGGTGTATTATGAGCAATGTACGAGCAACATGCAGCCCAGACAGCGGCATGTGTTATGCCTTGCATGAATTCAAATGGTAATACCCACCATGGGTTATGTAGCCATGAAATATATAAGAATCGAATAACGTTTCCGActaaacctagacataatacctgaaaaacaaaaattgtttttacaaatttaaaaaaaaattatttcttaaaagacTTCAAAACGTTTCAATCACACACACACAATTTATAGCCAAACATCTAGAAACATATTGGACGTATGTATGCGTTCAAGTGGACCTGATTTTCCTAAATTCTGGATCAAAATCCctttaaaatcaccttatttctaatttatttcaaaaacgaaatTAATACAAACCTTAACATGACccatttgtttaattaatttaaaactaaagaaatatgcgaaaatttctgaaatatgaTTAATAACCGATGCCACGCCGAATAATGTGGGTGAACCACCGTAATCTTGTAAATGCCAAAATaagaatgtaaatattaaaccaaTACCAAAGCCCATAAACCATGCGACGAACAAAAACGATGCACATTTTAAATccttaaattgtttcaaaactgTCACCCATTCGGGAATTTCACGTGTTGTTTGAGCAAACATTTTAgtcttgaaaacaaaaaataatatcaattaatttttataaatcgaaacTATCTAACGAAAATTACCTTGCCCTCAATCGGTGGAGCGTTTACAGACGCTGCTGTGGTATCAGCTAAAGCAGGTAAATTTAATTGTGTAGCCAATTGAGCTTGTAATTGATCTTCTTGACTGGGAGGAGGAATAATTTTCGCTACAGGTTCCTCTGGTTCACTAGAATAATcgtacttaaaattaatttgagttGCTGAAATTAACGCAGCACCCATTAACACAGAAAATGTTGCAAAACAAATAGTGTAGTTCTTTTCTCCGGGTCCCGGACCACATGGATGATCTGGAAATGCTGTCGAATGATCTAAAGCGATCCCTACGAAGAACATAGCTAATCCCCATCCCAATGAACCAAACATTCTTTGATGACCATacctgtaaattaaaaaatttacaaaattctgaACCTTTTTGTATATTTGACGTTTTTGACGTTAACTGGACTTAGAGCAAATAGTTACCTATCGGCATCTTCGCCCAATAATGTAATTACAGCTGAATCAGCTAAAGTAATAGCTGGAGCACTGAAAAATTCTccaattataactaataacagTAACAAGAAAAATGCTTTTTGTATATCCGAAGTTTGATAAACAATCGATGAAAATATCGGTCGAACCCAGGATTTATGAATTTTCTCTTGATAATTTAATGCTGAATCAATATTGACTGGCGATTGACCAGCATTTATTGCTAATGATCTCATTGAACGTTTTTGACGATttgtactacaaaaaaaaaacaaaggttCAGATTACATGGAAACATATCTAAATTTCTTTTGATGgctcatattttataaaagcagCTATATTCAGTTATATAGGGTGgatctttttaatatattatggttaATAGCCTgatttgtagttaaccaatcaaaaaataacttgaacaagTTTCAGAGTTTGATTAGGGGCAtgatgttctgacatcagattgggaaaaacgttagctttggGAGAAAATGTGACTTACAAATATCAAATCATTGGTTAACCATAAAACGAGCTATTACctataatagaataaaatagaCAGCAttgtataatcaaaattttcagaaaaacttACTTTTGTGCAAGGGCCTTATTAAAATCAGCatcactaattaaaaataattctggaTTCTTGTTATTCGGtgaagaatttttatcaaatcttTCTACGGCATCGATAGATCGTTTATACATTTCTTTGGAGTTTGGTGTACGAATGACCATTGTATTATTCTGTTTTTCCAAACAACCCGTTGGTGGGGGTTGAATAAATCCAAGAGGTAATGTAAATATAATCCATGCTGATAATGATAACAGCAATAACATTTTACCTTTTTGCCATCTGAAAAAATCggaaacatgttttaaaaaatatggaaaaaagaaCCTAGTTATTTGGACTTACCTATCAGCTAACCCACCCCAAAATGGAGCTGccaaaaattcaacaaatggTCGTGAACCAATTAATAAACCACATTGACCTGGATTCATACCCATTTGCTTAAAATATACACCCATTAACGGGAATAACGATCCGAATgctgaataaaagaaaaaataaaaggttttcaCAGTTAATAACTCCTGATCCACAGATCCgcataataattcaataaaatcggatctTCCACGAATTTTGTGTGTAGCTTCTTTTGGTTGTGggtatctaaaaataaaaaacattgaacGTTTCTTCTGAAAAAGAGGCGGCTTGTCTTATTATTCATACGAAACCCATAATCTGAAGATGGATTTTTTTAAGCATACAGAAATTTCgttgttttaaattgattaaaaaagtattcaaaagTTCAATTGAACAGAGAAACACAAAAATTAGGATTTTCTTTATAGTTTTGGTAAAAAACAATCGCCCAAATTATACTTTAATGCGTTGGTTCGTGAATTCTTGGAGAGAAAAAACTGaattaatttcaatcaaaatcttTTCGAAGTAACCCACgtatataattttccaaaaattgttaaattttcaaaatctcgataattaaatgaaattttctgcCAAATATCGTCAGATTATGGCACCCAGCAAATCATAAAGccccgaaaaaaaattttcaatttttttttctattctaccTAGATGGATCAACTTCTCCTTCAGCTTCTGGATCGACAAACGGTCGAACTCCTGGTTGAACTGGAGGAATTTGTGATTGTCCATAATCCGGTTGTCCGTAATCTGGTTGTCCGAAATTATCCATATTTACCATACGCTAATATCGATCAcaataatttccaaataaaaaagttcacCAGAAAAACCACAATAaagttttaactattttttaccacatacttttcaaataaaagcttttaagaTAAGCTTTATTCTCTTCTTTATACTTTTGGCAgtattatcatttaataaaaaaagtactcGATGTCAACGTTAAGGATACTAAACTTCTCCTTGATAACAATtcaatattacatatacattaatattataatacacgTCGTTTTAAGCGGATCGATACGATATGACCCGACAGCCGAATTAAATGACGGCGGTGGTGAAAACATGTCACCGTCGGATTTTCCATCTTACCTTATTTCGATGTTGATCAATGTTTTTAGTGTGCTTTAATGCGTCggcgtttaataaaatttaatacagaaAAGTTTCATATAAAGCTCTATCAAAGCACGTGCTTTTTACAgttatcaattttcattaaaaagcttattgtgtgaaaatattattgtgaTATTTTGCATTAGAATAGTTTTAGTGTATATGCAACTGCTTGAACATAAATGTTATACATATTGCCTAAATGAatcaatatgttaaaaaaacggGTCACTATATATGTGATCTAATTAAAAATCACATTACTGGGGATCATTCCATTGTTTTGAATATCGATATTCtacaaaaattgaatcaaatttcttattaaaattatataaaaaatatccattATTGCAGCCTAAGTTCCTAAGCCATTAAATGACGCTTTTTGAAACGGAAAGAGGTATAAAAAAGGACATCTATTAAGATTTTAATCAtatgaattcaaatttaaaatgtaacacATTAACCAtctaattttggaaatttttgggtcaaaattattttaattacgggaataattcattaaaaaaaaaactttggtctGATCCAAGAAatgatttattatgaattttcctatttttcctgtaaaagatttaataaaagtattttaactggctaaaaatttcaagttgggaaaaaaaattaaaattattcatagatTTATATAACAATATCCTAATCTGATACTTAAATAACCTTAAATCCATGAGTATTCTTTGTCTATGCACTCAAACTAATAAGATTTCATTAAGTATCACATAGTGTCATCTATGGAATACAGCTCAAACTACGAAGATTTCATTAAGTATCACATACTGTCATCTCTGAAATACAGCTCAAACTAATAAGATTTCATTAAGTATCACATAGTGTCATCTCTGAAATACAGGTCAAACTAATAAGATTTCATTAAGTATCACATAGTGTCATCTTTGAAATACAGCTCCAACTAATAAGACTTCATTAAGTATCACATAGACCACAATATAGTTAGCGTGCgtggaatattaacaaaatttattaaatcatatatcaaaaaattgctctctAAATGCTCCATCAGATTCCAAAATTgctccaattattaaattatcaattaattaaatatttgcaattaaaaatacaaaattttattttccaatatctcagtaaattgatagtttttcctaacgtttttgctatcaataaatTGCTCCCGTTTATTTCTTTCGGGATATAACAATAacgatttataaatatctattatttttgcataattaattaaaattaataattgcaatTCAAACAGGTATGTGATGACGTCATTCACAAGGGGACTGTCATAAACTGGGGAGAGCGGGAagggaaaaaagaaaaaaaagaaataataatagaaagtaaataattagaTGTATcagtgaaaaatatcaaaaaattgctccgtaaatactctttcagattccaaagttgctccagttatataattaatatgtaattaaatatttttcattaaaaatacaaaattttacatacacaaGGGGAATGGGgggaaacatgaaaatatattacgatagattgtagttattatctatggttatggtatttgttttatttaattaaatattaaaagaaaataaacaatcatatgtatcagcggaaagtatcaaaaaattgctccgtaaatactctttcagattcctaagttgctccagttatataattaaatatttttcattgtttatagGTTTATAGGTTTTTACCATTGACTTTTCATGTAACTAGTCTTTGATGTAACTGAAATGTCAATCAGTCGGTTTATAGTCTATTCAGCTGTCATTATAGGTTATGTTTACTGGAGTTGTGAATTAATGCTTGAACCTTTTGATAAATAAGTTTtcgtgataataatattaaatattaaacaaaatggcaaataattcatttgttgatacaaataattatttatttattaataaagataatattaaagttgaaaaagaattacatacagaacttattattaaagatgaaatattagatgaaaCTATTTTAATGGAAGGTGGgcacattaaaataaaagaagaagGCAGCAATGATAGTGATAGTGTTGTGAGTGTAAAACATGAACCTGTTagtgataaaaatgataaacaattgtacacaattaattatgaaaatattaaacttgaaaaagaattacatacagaactaattattaaagatgaaatattagatgaaactgatttagaagaaaaaccatttgtatgtgatatttgtaataaaacatttaatgtgaaaagtaatttagttatacataaacgtattcacagcggagaaaaaccattttcatgtgatgtttgtaataaaacatttaaacagcAAAgtgatttagttaaacataaacgaattcataccggagaaaaaccattttcatgtgatgtttgtaataaaacatttactcagaaaggtgatttagttaaacataaacgaattcacagCGGAGAAAAGCCATtctcatgtgatgtttgtaataaaacatttactcaccAATATACTTTGgttaaacataaacgaattcacagcggagaaaaaccattttcatgtgatgtttgtaataaaacatttactcagaaaagtaatttagttagacataaacgtattcacagcgGAGAAAAGCCATtctcatgtgatgtttgtaataaaacatttactcaccAACATactttagttaaacataaacatattcatagtggagaaaaaccattttcatgtgatgtttgtaataaaacatttactgatAAAAgtgatttagttaaacataaacgaattcacagcggagaaaaatcattttcatgtgatgtttgtaataaaacatttaaacagcCAAGTGATTTAGTtagacataaacgaattcacagcggagaaaaaccattttcatgtgatgtttgtaataaaaaatttactcgtCAACATCATTTAGTtatacataaacgtattcacaccggagaaaaaccattttcatgtgatgtttgtaataaaacatttactcagaaaagtaatttagttttacataaacgtattcacaccgaAGAAAAGCCATtctcatgtgatgtttgtaataagaCATTTAAACAGCCAAGTGATTTAGTtagacataaacgaattcacagcggagaaaaaccattttcatgtgatgtttgtaataaaacatttactcttCAACATCATTTAGTtagacataaacgtattcacagcggagaaaaaccattttcatgtgatgtttgtaataaaacatttaaacagcAAAGTaatttagttcaacataaacgtattcacaatcgataaaaagtagaaacaaatttgtaaaaaaataacatcgcCGTTATTTAATTAATGCTCTTGTtgcaaaatgttataaaattattcatgaatttttttttaaatacttatattaggagaacatgttcaacaaaccctggtggaaaaaatatttgacgaaagaataagaaattatgaaaaagtcttaggaactttgaatttctcaacgttttcgtactagtctaattcagagttcttaatatttttttaaagtttctaagactttttcagagtttcctaagacttatctttttttccaatattttttccaccaaggaaattcaaaataaaatttaacaaagaactgttaaaaaaaattcaggataaaattattgaaaatttagaaaaaatgaaaacgttatcccgaaaaataattttatactgtttaaaataaccattattattcattcatatttattttgggTGAAATATCCCTTGTGCAATATAAATCTGTTCTGGAAGTCAgaatatttcttccgaaagagtCTCTTTTACTTtacatattctttttctgaatttcaaattaaatattctgactTCCAGAACAGATTTATATCTACAAGgaatgtacaaataaatatatataataaaatattgtttttatcaatttttctggtttaattattaatattcaatattatacctacctttatattttatcctttacatcgatttcaggaatatcaaacagaacctacatttttaacaaaatattactataattattcatttataggtaagtttattgaaaaaaaggtaagtaaaaagaaattcataatGGGTAGGTTTAATAtgagtaaattaaaaaaggtcagtaaaaggaaataaataccaagtttaagaaattaattttatagttgagTAAGTTATATATAGTACATTATTGATAAactttatatgtataaagtGGAGTAGTGGCTAGCTCAGTCGTCTGCGGTTACAAAGCACGTCGGTTCGTATGTAGCTTTGccccgaaattttttttttttattaattaagtaagagagtatattttatgttattttaattcacaCCCCTTGCCATAAgattgatttatgacataagtaggaaggtgggactaacataattactttttttcttattttatgaaataacaattaattattcacaGGTAAgtaagtttaagaaaataagtttattagaaaaaggtgagtaaaagctttatatataacattattGATACCGCGATAATATGTCAAAGATGGGGTAGTGGTTAGCATAGTCGGCTTTGGTTGTAGAAAACCGCGGTTCGTATTTAGTATTGTCTCGAATAAAATTTCTCGAATATAAGTTATTATACCGAGAAATTGCcacttttttagataatttttatggAGAACCATAAGCGACAAATAAGtaagatttatattattttaattcccacccctgacagaagagtgatttatgataTAATTAAGAAAGTGGGACTaaaataattcctttttttttgtgaaatatcatgttctcctattacaaaatcttctaaaatttcatttaacgtaaattttaacaaacaacaaaaagcaagcaaaataagtatttttttaatattttgtaataggagaatatgataGAGGTAAGCTATaggacatgttctcctattaaaaaagTATCCAATTTTAGCGTAACcaagctattttttaattttagaacatcaaaatttaatattttgtaataggagaatatgagtgagataaaccttattaaatattttcctattcaaaatgatttatgattttaaagaatatttatgattatttaagttCCCACCCCTGaaagaatagtgatttatgacatatataTAATTGACATGATTTATGACAAGAGGGCGGgtttaactataaaaagagtggaaaatttaaacaactggaaaaattcaattatttagaagtaaaaatattttctacaccaggatacgaaccagGTTACTCTGGCTTCATAGCCAAGTGCTATATCCACACAGCTAACTGGATTATGTATAATCATATAATTATCTATACTTACATTTACTAAATTATCATCTATACCGTGCGTTTGAGAAGCATCTAGGGATAGAActttatgtctgtagtatgactgaatacagaatacattcgtttagtaatgcatctaaaagagtaaggactacagatacgataaacaGATACGATAAGTCAGTAGCACTGAtgattgacaaaaaaattgtatgcaacAAATCTCCCACTCTCTGGACGCATACAACAGCTTGAcctatcgtatctgtagtccttactcttttagatgcattactaaacgaatgtattctgtattcagtcatactacagacataaagTTCTATCCCTAGATGCTTCTCAAACGCACGGTATAATATATCATCTCTCTCTTTTTAGTGTTGAATACACCAATAAAATCATGATTAAACCGAGATGTAGCAAggataaattcaaaaacaaatacggTGACAAATTTCTACAGTTTGTGAAAGACAATAGTCTCATAATATTAAATGGAAGAACTGAAGGTGACCGTGAAGGGGAATGGACATATGTCTCAAAGAACGGTAGAAGTGTGGTTGACTACGTTTGTGTAACTGAAGGTCTGTGGGGGAATAATCTGAGTATGAATGTGGGAGAAATGATTGAGTCGCTGCATTTTCCCATAGAAATTTCACTAGTTATCGAGGAATGTAATTATCAGGCTGTAGACACCTATGATGCTAAAATCCTCACTAAATATAGATGGTCTACCCAATCAGAATCtagcataaaaaataaaatcagttcTTTAGAATCCAATATCTACCTTGTTGGCATAGAACATATGATTTACGAAAGTAAAATAAACGAGGCTGtcataatattgcaaaaatggATGAACTTTATTTGTaaggaaattgaaattaattatcatcATAATG includes:
- the LOC123300044 gene encoding major facilitator superfamily domain-containing protein 6 isoform X1, which codes for MVNMDNFGQPDYGQPDYGQSQIPPVQPGVRPFVDPEAEGEVDPSRYPQPKEATHKIRGRSDFIELLCGSVDQELLTVKTFYFFFYSAFGSLFPLMGVYFKQMGMNPGQCGLLIGSRPFVEFLAAPFWGGLADRWQKGKMLLLLSLSAWIIFTLPLGFIQPPPTGCLEKQNNTMVIRTPNSKEMYKRSIDAVERFDKNSSPNNKNPELFLISDADFNKALAQNTNRQKRSMRSLAINAGQSPVNIDSALNYQEKIHKSWVRPIFSSIVYQTSDIQKAFFLLLLLVIIGEFFSAPAITLADSAVITLLGEDADRYGHQRMFGSLGWGLAMFFVGIALDHSTAFPDHPCGPGPGEKNYTICFATFSVLMGAALISATQINFKYDYSSEPEEPVAKIIPPPSQEDQLQAQLATQLNLPALADTTAASVNAPPIEGKTKMFAQTTREIPEWVTVLKQFKDLKCASFLFVAWFMGFGIGLIFTFLFWHLQDYGGSPTLFGVASVINHISEIFAYFFSFKLIKQMGHVKVLCLGLVGNVIRFLYISWLHNPWWVLPFEFMQGITHAAVWAACCSYIAHNTPPQLRSSAQGVLQGIHHGLGRGCGAVFGGMFVNYFGSTATFRGYGVCCLMVLAAFIFINFYRKEQGFVSEIPTTEDPHQVAEETAHLAPHGVPSNPIPRALSSTRLHDLASQDGYGATYQTSADGNLGIPGAGGGMAAPPTNPFFNGAGSAGGGGGGQYRAPEPAYQSRGGFQTNNQPDLIQQQCTMAAFSATTKFITPQPINSGPQSTYDW
- the LOC123300044 gene encoding major facilitator superfamily domain-containing protein 6 isoform X2 — encoded protein: MVNMDNFGQPDYGQPDYGQSQIPPVQPGVRPFVDPEAEGEVDPSRYPQPKEATHKIRGRSDFIELLCGSVDQELLTVKTFYFFFYSAFGSLFPLMGVYFKQMGMNPGQCGLLIGSRPFVEFLAAPFWGGLADRWQKGKMLLLLSLSAWIIFTLPLGFIQPPPTGCLEKQNNTMVIRTPNSKEMYKRSIDAVERFDKNSSPNNKNPELFLISDADFNKALAQNTNRQKRSMRSLAINAGQSPVNIDSALNYQEKIHKSWVRPIFSSIVYQTSDIQKAFFLLLLLVIIGEFFSAPAITLADSAVITLLGEDADRYGHQRMFGSLGWGLAMFFVGIALDHSTAFPDHPCGPGPGEKNYTICFATFSVLMGAALISATQINFKYDYSSEPEEPVAKIIPPPSQEDQLQAQLATQLNLPALADTTAASVNAPPIEGKTKMFAQTTREIPEWVTVLKQFKDLKCASFLFVAWFMGFGIGLIFTFLFWHLQDYGGSPTLFGVASVINHISEIFAYFFSFKLIKQMGHVKVLCLGLVGNVIRFLYISWLHNPWWVLPFEFMQGITHAAVWAACCSYIAHNTPPQLRSSAQGVLQGIHHGLGRGCGAVFGGMFVNYFGSTATFRGYGVCCLMVLAAFIFINFYRKEQGFVSEIPTTEDPHQVAEETAHLAPHGVPSNPIPRALSSTRLHDLASQDGYGATYQTSADGNLGIPGAGGGMAAPPTNPFFNGAGSAGGGGGGQYRAPEPAYQSRGGFQVRNQ